One window of Chloroflexus aggregans DSM 9485 genomic DNA carries:
- the rsmG gene encoding 16S rRNA (guanine(527)-N(7))-methyltransferase RsmG gives MTGNTERLLIETTTAWGIPLSEHQYAQFQRYLDELIIWNDRFNLTAIRDRSAMIRRHLLDSLYLARDWQTAPANLIDIGSGAGFPALPLKIAYPTLPVTLVEATGKKAEFLRHVIECLELTDVRVLHERIETVGRNLAEREQYEVVTARAVAELRVLVEYALPLLRIGGRLLAPKGRDPTDEIAAAQRALHVLGGEVSACEPVHIPGEEPRSLVIITKIAPTPSRFPRAIGIPARRPL, from the coding sequence ATGACCGGCAACACCGAACGGTTGCTGATTGAAACGACCACCGCGTGGGGTATTCCGCTCTCCGAACATCAATATGCTCAGTTTCAGCGCTACCTCGATGAGCTGATCATCTGGAATGACCGTTTCAACCTAACGGCAATACGCGACCGTTCGGCGATGATCCGACGGCACTTGCTCGACTCACTCTATTTAGCCCGCGATTGGCAAACAGCGCCGGCCAATTTGATCGACATAGGCAGTGGCGCCGGATTTCCGGCCTTACCCCTTAAAATTGCCTATCCAACTCTGCCGGTTACCTTAGTTGAAGCTACCGGTAAGAAGGCCGAATTTCTGCGTCACGTCATTGAATGCCTTGAGCTGACCGATGTGCGTGTGCTGCATGAGCGGATCGAAACGGTCGGGCGTAATTTGGCCGAACGTGAGCAGTATGAGGTAGTGACTGCCCGCGCAGTAGCCGAATTGCGCGTATTAGTCGAATATGCGCTTCCATTATTACGAATAGGTGGGCGCTTACTTGCCCCAAAAGGCCGTGATCCGACCGACGAAATTGCAGCAGCACAGCGCGCCCTGCACGTACTTGGCGGTGAAGTGAGTGCATGTGAGCCGGTACATATCCCCGGCGAGGAGCCACGTAGTCTCGTTATCATCACCAAAATTGCCCCCACGCCATCACGCTTCCCACGTGCAATCGGCATCCCAGCTCGTCGGCCACTGTAG
- the nadD gene encoding nicotinate-nucleotide adenylyltransferase — protein sequence MTTIRRLGIYGGTFDPIHFGHLAIVEEARWYCNLDRVLIVPTAVQPLKAGHLAPAHHRLAMVQLACADNPALSPSTIELDRPPPSYTIDTLRICREQYGTDTELYLIIGTDAAAELPAWREPDQIARLAQLVVVKRPGYTLELPGLLAAVPPLHNRITVIDGPQLAISSTDLRRRLATGRPVRYQLPDAVYTYIQHHHLYQTEDRHT from the coding sequence ATGACTACCATTCGTCGTCTGGGCATCTATGGAGGGACGTTCGATCCGATTCACTTTGGGCATTTGGCAATCGTCGAGGAGGCACGTTGGTATTGCAACCTCGATCGGGTTTTGATCGTTCCTACCGCAGTCCAACCGCTCAAAGCCGGCCATCTCGCTCCTGCTCATCACCGGTTAGCGATGGTGCAGTTGGCCTGCGCCGATAATCCCGCGCTGTCGCCTTCGACTATCGAACTCGACCGTCCACCACCGTCGTATACGATTGATACATTGCGCATTTGCCGAGAACAGTACGGCACAGATACCGAACTCTATCTGATTATCGGCACCGATGCTGCGGCAGAATTACCTGCCTGGCGTGAACCTGACCAGATTGCCCGGCTCGCTCAGCTCGTGGTGGTGAAGCGACCCGGCTATACTCTGGAACTACCGGGATTATTGGCCGCCGTGCCTCCGTTACACAACCGTATCACCGTGATCGACGGGCCACAACTCGCCATTTCGAGTACCGATTTACGCCGACGACTAGCAACCGGGCGACCGGTCCGCTACCAATTGCCCGATGCCGTCTATACGTACATTCAACACCATCACTTGTATCAAACCGAGGACAGACATACATGA
- the rfbB gene encoding dTDP-glucose 4,6-dehydratase, whose product MRNLLVTGGAGFIGSNFVHYMLGKYDDYRIVVYDKLTYAGNLANLAPVANDPRFVFVRGDICDIDAVRETVRTYDIDTIINFAAETHVDRSIMAPDAVVRTNVNGTWALLEVARELKLERFHQISTDEVYGAIPAPRRSREGDPLEPRSPYSASKAGAEHLVYAYYITYGVPITITRGSNNIGPYHYPEKAVPLFTTNAIDNLPLPIYGDGLQVRDYQYVLDHCEAIDVVLHKGQIGEVYNVGTEVETPNIEMARKILDILGRPHSLIQHVADRAGHDRRYALDCSKLRALGWRSRHTFDEALEKTVRWFVENEAWWRPIKSGEYMEYYRRQYLERSGYPVV is encoded by the coding sequence ATGCGAAATCTTCTCGTGACCGGTGGAGCCGGCTTTATTGGTAGCAACTTCGTGCATTATATGCTCGGCAAATACGACGATTATCGCATCGTCGTGTACGATAAGCTGACGTATGCCGGTAATCTTGCTAATCTGGCACCGGTTGCCAACGATCCGCGGTTTGTTTTTGTGCGTGGCGACATCTGTGATATCGATGCAGTGCGGGAAACGGTGCGCACGTATGATATCGATACCATCATCAATTTTGCTGCCGAGACGCACGTCGATCGCTCAATCATGGCGCCCGATGCCGTAGTGCGCACCAATGTAAACGGTACGTGGGCATTACTGGAAGTGGCACGTGAACTGAAACTCGAACGTTTTCACCAGATTAGTACCGACGAAGTGTACGGCGCTATTCCGGCCCCGCGCCGTTCGCGTGAGGGTGATCCGCTCGAACCACGCAGTCCCTATTCGGCCAGCAAAGCCGGAGCCGAACATCTCGTCTACGCTTACTACATCACCTACGGTGTACCGATCACGATTACTCGCGGCTCGAATAACATCGGTCCCTATCATTATCCCGAAAAGGCGGTACCCCTCTTCACCACCAACGCCATCGATAATCTACCCTTGCCGATCTACGGTGATGGTCTCCAGGTACGCGATTATCAGTACGTGCTCGATCATTGTGAAGCCATCGATGTCGTGCTGCACAAAGGCCAGATCGGTGAGGTCTACAACGTAGGGACCGAGGTCGAGACGCCGAATATCGAGATGGCGCGCAAGATTCTCGATATTCTCGGCAGGCCGCATAGTCTCATTCAGCACGTTGCCGACCGTGCCGGTCATGATCGCCGCTATGCCCTCGATTGCTCGAAACTGCGCGCGCTTGGGTGGCGTTCACGCCATACCTTCGATGAAGCGCTGGAAAAGACGGTACGCTGGTTTGTTGAAAATGAAGCGTGGTGGCGCCCGATCAAGTCAGGTGAGTATATGGAATACTACCGTCGCCAGTATCTTGAACGCAGTGGGTATCCGGTGGTGTAG
- the purE gene encoding 5-(carboxyamino)imidazole ribonucleotide mutase — protein sequence MSEHPLVGIIMGSDSDLPTMQGAIDVCREFAIPYEARIVSAHRTPLDMAEYGMTAHQRGIRVIIAGAGGAAHLPGMIAAHSPLPVIGVPVPSKALNGLDSLLSIVQMPAGVPVATVAIGNGRNAGLLAVQILASADPTLLARVQAYKEYLAAESRAKNRIFTDESTQAGA from the coding sequence ATGTCCGAGCATCCTCTCGTCGGTATTATTATGGGAAGCGACAGCGATCTGCCGACTATGCAAGGTGCGATTGATGTCTGTCGCGAATTTGCGATCCCCTACGAAGCGCGCATTGTCTCGGCCCACCGCACGCCGTTGGATATGGCCGAGTACGGTATGACCGCTCATCAGCGCGGTATTCGTGTGATTATCGCCGGGGCCGGCGGTGCAGCGCATTTACCCGGTATGATCGCTGCCCATTCACCGTTGCCGGTGATCGGTGTGCCGGTACCGAGTAAAGCGCTGAACGGTCTCGACTCGCTGCTCTCGATTGTACAGATGCCGGCCGGTGTGCCGGTCGCAACCGTCGCAATCGGGAATGGACGTAACGCCGGTTTGTTGGCCGTCCAAATTCTCGCCAGCGCCGATCCGACACTGTTGGCCCGTGTGCAAGCCTACAAAGAGTACTTGGCGGCCGAGTCGCGGGCAAAGAATCGGATCTTCACCGATGAGTCTACTCAGGCAGGAGCGTGA
- a CDS encoding thymidine kinase, whose product MTRPSEGGRIEVICGCMYSGKTEELIRRMRQVRIARQSYRIFTPRMDTRYAEGHVASHSGSRLEAITVATMCEILAYARDVQVVAIDELHLFDDDPAEMVRGCQVLADRGARVIVAGLDLNYRAEPFPAMMHLLALAEQVDKLYAICVKCGAYATRSQRLIDGKPAPANAPTIVVGGLDMYEARCRACYEPAL is encoded by the coding sequence ATGACTCGTCCAAGTGAAGGCGGCCGCATTGAGGTGATTTGCGGCTGTATGTACAGTGGCAAGACCGAAGAGTTGATCCGACGCATGCGACAGGTACGAATTGCACGTCAATCGTACCGGATCTTTACGCCGCGAATGGATACACGGTATGCTGAAGGACACGTAGCGAGCCATAGCGGTAGTCGGCTTGAGGCGATCACGGTCGCGACGATGTGCGAGATTCTGGCCTATGCCCGAGATGTGCAGGTTGTAGCGATTGACGAGCTGCACCTGTTCGATGACGATCCGGCCGAGATGGTGCGTGGTTGTCAGGTATTGGCCGACCGTGGCGCACGGGTGATTGTAGCCGGTCTTGACCTCAACTATCGCGCCGAACCGTTTCCGGCGATGATGCACCTCTTGGCTCTTGCCGAACAGGTCGATAAACTGTACGCCATCTGCGTCAAGTGTGGTGCATACGCTACCCGTTCACAGCGACTGATCGACGGCAAGCCGGCCCCGGCCAACGCACCGACCATTGTCGTCGGCGGTCTCGACATGTACGAAGCTCGTTGCCGGGCTTGCTACGAACCGGCGCTGTAA
- a CDS encoding LOG family protein, which yields MPYTSRQTEDERLLRTDPYRQPHDFIHTDTWRVLRIMGEFVEGFENMAGLGPAVSIFGSARIPPDSPIYAAATETARLLAEAGFTIITGGGPGLMEAANKGARAGGGRSVGCTIELPFETGANPFVDLEVRFRYFFVRKIMFVKYAHAFVIFPGGFGTLDELFEALTLIQTGKIHDFPIVLYGSEFWKGMIDWARTTLLANGTIDQADVNRLQVCDDPQQICTLIVESYRQHVARKGGDPWTR from the coding sequence ATGCCGTACACATCACGCCAAACCGAAGATGAACGTCTGCTGCGTACCGATCCGTACCGCCAACCACACGATTTTATTCATACTGACACGTGGCGCGTGCTACGGATTATGGGCGAGTTTGTTGAAGGGTTCGAGAATATGGCCGGCCTGGGGCCAGCCGTCTCGATCTTCGGCTCGGCTCGGATTCCGCCCGACTCACCGATCTACGCCGCAGCTACCGAAACCGCACGACTACTGGCAGAGGCCGGCTTCACGATCATTACCGGTGGTGGCCCCGGCCTGATGGAGGCGGCCAATAAAGGTGCGCGCGCCGGTGGTGGCCGATCGGTAGGCTGTACGATTGAATTACCGTTTGAAACCGGTGCAAATCCGTTTGTCGATCTTGAAGTCCGTTTTCGCTATTTCTTTGTGCGCAAGATTATGTTTGTCAAATATGCGCACGCATTTGTGATTTTTCCAGGCGGCTTCGGTACGTTAGATGAGCTATTTGAGGCATTAACTCTTATTCAAACCGGTAAGATTCACGATTTTCCCATTGTGTTGTACGGTTCTGAATTCTGGAAAGGGATGATCGATTGGGCACGTACTACGTTGTTGGCAAATGGCACCATCGATCAAGCCGATGTTAACCGCCTACAAGTCTGTGATGACCCACAACAGATTTGTACGTTGATTGTCGAATCGTACCGACAACATGTCGCACGGAAAGGTGGCGATCCGTGGACACGCTGA
- a CDS encoding PspA/IM30 family protein, with product MSILGRIKDLISANINAMLDKAEDPEKMANEYLRQLTNELYEARTGVAQAMADETRLEQRRIAAEAEAEQWQVKAERALRAGDENLAKAALARKVQAQKLAEQYRAQEKAQEEQVEALQQALIDLETRIAEVKARKELIIAKKNRAQTQEALQRTAASIGRVSALDKLDQLEEKVDDRLARAEAMAKLEGDSLEARFRNLEKETEVDAELAELKRKLGMA from the coding sequence ATGTCCATTCTCGGTCGCATCAAAGATCTGATCAGTGCCAATATCAATGCCATGCTTGATAAGGCAGAGGATCCAGAGAAGATGGCAAATGAATATCTACGCCAACTGACCAACGAGCTTTACGAAGCTCGTACCGGAGTTGCCCAGGCGATGGCCGATGAAACCCGGCTTGAGCAACGTCGGATCGCAGCCGAAGCCGAAGCCGAGCAGTGGCAGGTCAAAGCCGAACGCGCGCTGCGGGCCGGCGATGAGAACCTGGCTAAAGCAGCTCTTGCCCGTAAAGTACAAGCCCAAAAGTTGGCCGAGCAGTATCGCGCACAAGAAAAGGCCCAGGAAGAGCAAGTGGAAGCCTTACAACAAGCATTGATCGATCTCGAAACCCGTATTGCCGAGGTCAAGGCCCGCAAAGAGCTGATCATTGCCAAGAAGAACCGCGCCCAGACCCAAGAAGCATTGCAGCGTACAGCCGCTTCGATTGGTCGGGTCAGCGCCCTCGATAAGCTCGATCAGCTTGAAGAGAAGGTTGACGACCGCTTGGCCCGTGCTGAGGCAATGGCCAAACTCGAAGGCGATTCGCTTGAGGCCCGTTTCCGCAATTTGGAGAAAGAGACCGAAGTGGATGCCGAACTGGCCGAGCTAAAGCGCAAGCTGGGGATGGCTTGA
- a CDS encoding 5-(carboxyamino)imidazole ribonucleotide synthase, with translation MRVGIFGGGQLAQMLVQAAISLGVEIVICERVPDSPAARYTQHTVVGPWEDEAVLAAFARRCDVVTLENEFIDAHLLRRVEELGTPVWPSPATVAVVQDKLWQKERLVVAGLAVPPFRAVDGPDDVLAAAQAFGWPLVLKTRRNGYDGYGNATLRGPADVVPAWERLTRGGSPLLVEAWVPFTRELAVMVARRRDGTTAVYPVVETVQQNHICHVVYAPAAIAPDTAITATELAVAAIQAVDGVGIFGVELFALADGHVLINELAPRPHNSGHYTIEACATSQFEQHLRAVLGWPLGATTMRAPAAVMVNLLGQRNAPINTDAIVAALDVPGAHMHFYGKRDERVGRKMGHVTALGATLRDAEAIARRAAGLVAMPV, from the coding sequence ATGCGGGTAGGAATCTTTGGCGGTGGACAATTAGCCCAGATGCTTGTGCAAGCAGCGATAAGTCTGGGGGTTGAGATTGTTATCTGTGAGCGGGTGCCGGACAGCCCGGCGGCACGGTATACGCAGCATACGGTGGTCGGGCCCTGGGAAGACGAAGCGGTGCTGGCTGCCTTTGCTCGTCGGTGTGATGTCGTCACGCTCGAGAATGAGTTTATCGATGCCCACTTGCTCAGGCGGGTTGAGGAGTTGGGCACACCGGTGTGGCCGTCGCCGGCAACCGTCGCTGTAGTCCAGGATAAGTTGTGGCAGAAGGAGCGCCTGGTAGTGGCAGGGCTTGCGGTGCCCCCGTTTCGGGCAGTAGACGGACCTGATGATGTTCTTGCGGCTGCGCAGGCGTTTGGCTGGCCGTTGGTCCTCAAGACGCGCCGCAACGGTTACGATGGCTACGGCAATGCCACGTTGCGCGGTCCGGCCGATGTCGTTCCGGCGTGGGAACGGTTGACTCGCGGCGGTAGTCCATTGCTGGTTGAGGCGTGGGTGCCGTTTACCCGTGAATTGGCGGTTATGGTGGCCCGTCGCCGTGATGGTACAACGGCCGTCTACCCGGTAGTTGAGACGGTGCAGCAAAACCATATTTGCCACGTTGTCTATGCCCCGGCAGCTATCGCGCCGGATACCGCAATTACTGCGACTGAGTTGGCAGTCGCTGCCATACAGGCAGTTGACGGTGTGGGCATTTTTGGGGTCGAATTATTTGCCCTCGCCGACGGCCATGTGCTGATTAATGAGTTGGCCCCGCGGCCTCACAATTCCGGCCACTATACGATTGAAGCCTGCGCCACCTCGCAATTTGAACAGCATTTGCGCGCTGTGCTTGGCTGGCCGCTGGGTGCGACAACCATGCGCGCGCCGGCAGCAGTGATGGTTAACCTACTTGGGCAGCGGAATGCTCCGATCAATACCGATGCTATCGTTGCAGCACTGGATGTACCCGGTGCGCATATGCACTTTTACGGCAAGCGCGACGAACGAGTTGGTCGCAAAATGGGCCATGTTACCGCCCTAGGCGCGACATTACGTGACGCAGAGGCGATTGCCCGCCGTGCTGCCGGATTGGTGGCAATGCCGGTGTGA